The following proteins come from a genomic window of Kitasatospora sp. NBC_01246:
- a CDS encoding ABC transporter ATP-binding protein has translation MSTSEPLPAGPLLRTRDVDVVRDGRYLLRGIDLTIEPGEHWALLGANGAGKSTLLALLGAVSHPTRGTVDVLGRRLGRVDIRELRAHLGHVNPRHPLRSPLSVREVVLTGLTNTIEPDLHRKPSPEELDRCERLIETLGMTAMAESPWPTLSQGERGRALIARALMPSPRLLLLDEPATGLDLTARELLLDSLDLLRHQHPELASVLVTHHLEELPESTTHALLLRDGECVGAGPVDEVMTTELVSACFGHPIRISRHEGRWSARAAARRTPGR, from the coding sequence ATGAGCACGTCCGAACCGCTGCCCGCCGGCCCGCTGCTGCGCACCCGGGACGTCGACGTCGTCCGGGACGGCCGCTACCTGCTGCGCGGGATCGACCTCACCATCGAGCCCGGCGAACACTGGGCGCTGCTCGGTGCCAACGGCGCCGGCAAGTCCACGCTGCTGGCGCTGCTCGGCGCGGTCTCCCACCCCACCCGGGGCACGGTGGACGTGCTGGGCCGCCGGCTCGGCCGGGTCGACATCCGCGAGCTGCGCGCCCACCTCGGTCACGTCAACCCGCGCCACCCGCTGCGTTCGCCGCTCTCCGTCCGCGAGGTGGTGCTGACCGGCCTCACCAACACCATCGAACCGGACCTGCACCGCAAGCCGTCCCCCGAGGAGCTCGACCGCTGTGAGCGACTGATCGAGACCCTCGGCATGACGGCCATGGCGGAGTCCCCGTGGCCCACCCTCTCCCAGGGGGAGCGTGGCCGGGCCCTGATCGCCCGCGCCCTGATGCCCAGCCCCCGGCTGCTGCTGCTCGACGAGCCCGCCACTGGGCTCGACCTCACGGCCCGCGAGCTGCTGCTCGACAGCCTGGACCTGCTGCGCCATCAGCACCCCGAGCTGGCCAGCGTGCTGGTCACGCACCACCTGGAGGAGCTGCCGGAGAGCACCACGCACGCGCTGCTGCTGCGTGACGGCGAGTGCGTCGGGGCCGGGCCGGTGGACGAGGTGATGACCACCGAGCTGGTGAGCGCCTGCTTCGGCCACCCGATCCGGATCAGCCGGCACGAGGGCCGCTGGAGCGCCCGCGCGGCCGCCCGCCGGACCCCCGGCCGCTGA
- a CDS encoding amino acid adenylation domain-containing protein, with product MGWDAEPAGRAGTLHGRFEEQARQTPDAVAVRCGARELTYGELDARADRLARHLAAAGLEPGGRAAVALGRGTEVFVALLAVLKAGGAYVPLEPGAPDPLLRHVLAEADPAVVVTEESHRVRLTDAGGRAVVCVDAPAGAGEAATVGAGEKVGAVGAVGAVAATEAVTALPTGPPVVATGPDDLACVFFTSGSTGLPRGVLIEHRNLLAAYRGWRSVYGLRASDRILQTASLEFDVFTADWVRALCTGATLVVAPRNLTLDRSADIADLPALVAAEGITVLELNVRTARRLRAHLTASGGSLTGVRLLTVGAEKWYLDEQLGLQGLLGADVRVLNVYGLAEASVDSSYFDAAGATGGEGSERVSLVGRPFPGARVHVLGPDGEPAPSGTVGEIAVAGAGLGRGYLNRPEETDRRFRPAAFDPDGRVLLTGDLGRIRADGVLEFTARAEAVVGPVDSARATAVVERVTTAAAAEGVLRSHPAVREAAVAEVEPEPGRRALVGYAVIDPEAEGADAWSLSAYLTKRLPVGDLPTAVVPLSALPRTRAGKLDRGSLPLPAPRDSTGPRAGKAGTGGSAGHKGAGFKGAGGGTGSGRAAGAGGPGLSGCGWLLIALPFAFAAWLLTDSLWPGSTDLSRVPDPFASYFHVLYIAEWLSFGLGAAFLLAGWPMLTAHGRPRGLTLATHLSVFWLLASWWPQDNLYRTSSPVDWSRQSLLVYVFNVALMIAAVVVVRFLAWHPPSARR from the coding sequence ATGGGGTGGGACGCGGAACCGGCGGGGCGTGCCGGAACGCTGCACGGGCGGTTCGAGGAGCAGGCGCGCCAGACGCCCGACGCGGTCGCCGTCCGCTGCGGCGCGCGGGAACTGACCTACGGTGAGCTGGACGCGCGGGCGGACCGGCTGGCCCGCCACCTGGCGGCGGCCGGGCTGGAGCCCGGCGGCCGGGCCGCGGTGGCGCTGGGCCGGGGCACCGAGGTGTTCGTCGCCCTGCTCGCCGTGCTGAAGGCCGGTGGCGCGTACGTACCGCTGGAGCCGGGGGCGCCCGACCCGCTGCTGCGCCATGTGCTCGCGGAGGCCGATCCGGCCGTGGTGGTGACCGAGGAGAGCCACCGGGTCCGGCTGACGGACGCCGGCGGGCGGGCCGTCGTCTGCGTGGACGCGCCGGCCGGGGCGGGCGAGGCGGCGACGGTCGGAGCGGGCGAGAAGGTCGGAGCCGTCGGGGCTGTCGGGGCCGTCGCCGCAACCGAGGCGGTCACCGCGCTGCCCACCGGCCCGCCGGTGGTGGCCACCGGCCCGGACGACCTCGCCTGCGTCTTCTTCACCTCCGGCTCGACCGGACTGCCCCGGGGCGTGCTGATCGAGCACCGCAACCTGCTGGCCGCCTACCGCGGCTGGCGCTCGGTCTACGGGCTCCGCGCCTCCGACCGGATCCTGCAGACGGCGAGCCTGGAGTTCGACGTCTTCACCGCGGACTGGGTGCGCGCGCTCTGCACCGGCGCCACCCTGGTGGTCGCACCGCGCAACCTCACCCTGGACCGCAGCGCCGACATCGCCGACCTGCCGGCCCTGGTCGCCGCCGAAGGCATCACCGTGCTGGAGCTCAACGTCCGCACGGCGCGCCGCCTGCGGGCGCACCTCACGGCCTCGGGCGGGTCGCTGACCGGTGTTCGGCTGCTCACCGTGGGCGCCGAGAAGTGGTACCTGGACGAGCAGTTGGGCCTGCAGGGGCTGCTCGGCGCGGACGTCCGGGTGCTGAACGTGTACGGCCTCGCCGAGGCCTCCGTGGACAGCAGCTACTTCGACGCGGCCGGGGCGACCGGCGGCGAGGGCAGCGAGCGGGTCTCGCTGGTCGGCCGGCCGTTCCCCGGCGCCCGGGTCCATGTGCTCGGCCCGGACGGCGAGCCCGCCCCGAGCGGGACGGTCGGCGAGATCGCGGTCGCCGGCGCGGGCCTGGGCCGGGGCTACCTCAACCGGCCCGAGGAGACGGACCGCCGGTTCCGGCCCGCGGCCTTCGACCCGGACGGCCGGGTCCTGCTGACCGGCGACCTCGGGCGGATCCGCGCGGACGGCGTACTGGAGTTCACGGCCCGCGCCGAGGCCGTGGTGGGGCCGGTCGACTCCGCCCGGGCCACCGCCGTGGTCGAGCGGGTCACCACGGCCGCGGCCGCCGAGGGCGTACTGCGCTCGCACCCGGCGGTCCGGGAGGCCGCCGTCGCCGAGGTGGAGCCGGAGCCCGGGCGGCGGGCGCTGGTCGGGTACGCGGTGATCGACCCGGAGGCCGAAGGGGCGGACGCGTGGTCGCTCTCCGCCTACCTGACGAAGCGCCTGCCCGTCGGCGACCTGCCCACCGCGGTGGTGCCGCTGTCGGCGCTCCCCCGCACCAGGGCCGGCAAGCTCGACCGCGGCTCCCTGCCGCTGCCGGCGCCGCGCGACTCCACCGGCCCCCGGGCCGGGAAGGCCGGCACGGGCGGCTCGGCCGGTCACAAGGGCGCCGGCTTCAAGGGCGCGGGCGGGGGGACCGGCTCCGGCCGGGCGGCCGGCGCCGGCGGGCCCGGCCTGTCCGGCTGCGGCTGGCTCCTCATCGCCCTGCCCTTCGCCTTCGCGGCCTGGCTGCTCACCGACTCCCTCTGGCCGGGCTCCACCGACCTGTCCCGGGTGCCGGACCCCTTCGCCTCCTACTTCCACGTCCTGTACATCGCCGAGTGGCTCTCGTTCGGGCTGGGCGCGGCGTTCCTGCTGGCCGGATGGCCGATGCTCACCGCGCACGGCAGGCCGCGGGGACTCACGCTCGCCACCCACCTGTCGGTGTTCTGGCTGCTGGCCTCCTGGTGGCCGCAGGACAACCTGTACCGGACCAGCTCACCGGTGGACTGGTCGCGGCAGTCGCTCCTGGTCTACGTCTTCAACGTCGCGCTGATGATCGCGGCCGTGGTCGTGGTCCGCTTCCTCGCCTGGCACCCGCCGTCCGCGCGGAGGTGA
- a CDS encoding M4 family metallopeptidase, producing the protein MSPISSHRRNLAAGAIAVTAALVAATFQTATASAAPTDHATAIAQARANVTHNAGVFGFGDGQDLQVKDVIIDADGTQHVRFDRTFQGLPVVGGDLVVHQDARGRLKDSSRAAAHEAAVASIVPKVPAQTSASRALQSAPSIGSATSSPELVVWAADGTPRLAWKTTVAGVGDHGQPAGKVVVTDASTGEQIESYDSEHQASGTGHSEYTGDITIDTTAQSGGFALIDPVRKHTTRDAHNVSAGSLKASSGTLFTDTDNTWGDGKKFSTDRATAAVDAHANTAWTYDYYKNTFGRSGIKNDGKGATVFVHVGTDWDNAQWSDSCFCMMTGDGDGSKDPEQVDLDTMGHEMTHGVTSATANLRYSGESGGLNESTSDIFGTMVEWYANSKVDTPDYLFSDQSTPPWLRRMDKPSLDGGSADCWTSKVGQLDVHNSSGVGNHFFYLASEGSGSKTINGFTYNSPTCNQSTVTGIGNQKVAKIWYRALTVYMTSTTNYKAARTATLSAAKDLYGATSTEYKAVAAAWSAVSVS; encoded by the coding sequence GTGAGCCCCATCTCCTCTCACCGCCGCAACCTCGCGGCCGGAGCCATAGCGGTCACCGCCGCACTCGTGGCCGCCACCTTCCAGACCGCCACGGCGTCGGCCGCCCCCACCGACCACGCCACCGCGATCGCCCAGGCCAGGGCCAACGTCACCCACAACGCTGGGGTGTTCGGCTTCGGCGACGGCCAGGACCTCCAGGTCAAGGACGTCATCATCGACGCCGACGGCACCCAGCACGTCCGCTTCGACCGCACCTTCCAGGGCCTGCCCGTGGTCGGCGGCGACCTGGTCGTGCACCAGGACGCGCGCGGCCGGCTCAAGGACTCCTCCCGCGCCGCCGCGCACGAGGCCGCGGTGGCGTCCATCGTCCCGAAGGTCCCGGCGCAGACCTCCGCGAGCCGCGCCCTCCAGTCCGCGCCGTCCATCGGCTCCGCGACCAGCTCCCCCGAACTGGTCGTCTGGGCCGCCGACGGCACGCCCCGCCTCGCCTGGAAGACCACCGTCGCCGGTGTCGGCGACCACGGCCAGCCCGCCGGGAAGGTCGTCGTCACCGACGCCTCCACCGGCGAGCAGATCGAGAGCTACGACTCCGAGCACCAGGCCAGCGGCACCGGCCACTCCGAGTACACCGGCGACATCACCATCGACACCACCGCGCAGTCCGGTGGCTTCGCGCTGATCGACCCGGTGCGCAAGCACACCACCAGGGACGCGCACAACGTCTCCGCGGGCTCGCTCAAGGCGAGCTCCGGCACGCTGTTCACCGACACGGACAACACCTGGGGCGACGGGAAGAAGTTCTCCACCGACCGCGCCACCGCCGCCGTCGACGCCCACGCCAACACCGCCTGGACGTACGACTACTACAAGAACACCTTCGGCCGCAGCGGCATCAAGAACGACGGCAAGGGCGCCACCGTCTTCGTGCACGTCGGCACCGACTGGGACAACGCCCAGTGGTCCGACAGCTGCTTCTGCATGATGACCGGTGACGGCGACGGCTCCAAGGACCCGGAGCAGGTCGACCTCGACACCATGGGCCACGAGATGACTCACGGCGTCACCAGCGCGACCGCCAACCTGCGCTACAGCGGCGAGTCCGGCGGCCTCAACGAGTCCACCAGTGACATCTTCGGCACCATGGTCGAGTGGTACGCCAACAGCAAGGTGGACACCCCCGACTACCTGTTCAGCGACCAGTCCACCCCGCCGTGGCTGCGCCGGATGGACAAGCCCTCGCTGGACGGCGGGTCCGCCGACTGCTGGACCAGCAAGGTCGGGCAGCTCGACGTGCACAACTCCTCGGGCGTCGGCAACCACTTCTTCTACCTCGCCAGCGAGGGCAGCGGCAGCAAGACCATCAACGGGTTCACCTACAACAGCCCCACCTGCAACCAGTCCACGGTGACCGGCATCGGCAACCAGAAGGTCGCCAAGATCTGGTACCGCGCGCTGACCGTCTACATGACCTCCACCACCAACTACAAGGCCGCCCGCACCGCGACCCTGAGTGCGGCGAAGGACCTGTACGGCGCGACCAGCACCGAGTACAAGGCCGTCGCGGCCGCCTGGAGCGCCGTCTCGGTCAGCTGA
- a CDS encoding D-2-hydroxyacid dehydrogenase family protein: MKLRCAVLDDYQGVATSIVDWSPVTDRVELTSFPRHFGSEDELVDAVADFDIIVTLRERVAFPAAVFARLPRLRLLVASGMRNTVIDYAAARAHGVTVCGTASSSTPPVELTWALLLGLARGIVTENDALRTGGPWQSTLGADLAGRRLGLLGLGKIGALVARVGLAFGMDVVAWSPNLTEERAAEVGVRRAATKEELLRESDFVSVHLVLGDRSRGLLGKAEFASMKPRAYLVNTSRAAIVDQDALLAALAEGRIAGAAVDVFDVEPLPADHPLRTAPRLLATPHLGYVSGDTYRTFYGQAVEDIAAFLADSPVRVLG, encoded by the coding sequence ATGAAACTTCGCTGCGCCGTACTCGACGACTACCAGGGTGTCGCGACGAGCATCGTCGACTGGTCACCGGTCACCGACCGGGTTGAACTGACCTCCTTCCCAAGACACTTCGGCTCGGAGGACGAACTGGTCGACGCAGTCGCCGACTTCGACATCATCGTGACCTTGCGCGAACGGGTGGCGTTCCCGGCGGCCGTGTTCGCCCGGCTGCCCCGGCTGCGGCTGCTGGTGGCCTCCGGGATGCGGAACACGGTGATCGACTACGCGGCCGCCCGCGCGCACGGGGTGACGGTCTGCGGGACGGCGAGTTCGTCCACGCCGCCGGTGGAGCTGACCTGGGCGCTGCTGCTCGGGCTCGCCCGGGGGATCGTCACCGAGAACGACGCGCTGCGCACGGGCGGCCCGTGGCAGAGCACCCTCGGCGCGGACCTGGCCGGGCGGCGGCTGGGATTGCTCGGGCTGGGCAAGATCGGGGCGCTGGTGGCCCGGGTCGGCCTCGCGTTCGGCATGGACGTGGTCGCCTGGAGCCCGAACCTCACCGAGGAGCGGGCCGCCGAGGTCGGCGTCCGGCGCGCCGCCACCAAGGAGGAGCTGCTGCGGGAGAGCGACTTCGTCTCCGTCCACCTGGTGCTGGGCGACCGCAGCCGGGGCCTGCTGGGCAAGGCCGAGTTCGCGTCGATGAAGCCGCGGGCGTACCTGGTGAACACCTCGCGGGCGGCGATCGTCGACCAGGACGCGCTGCTCGCCGCCCTGGCCGAGGGCCGGATCGCGGGTGCGGCGGTGGACGTCTTCGACGTCGAACCGCTGCCCGCGGACCACCCGTTGCGCACCGCGCCGCGGCTGCTGGCGACCCCGCACCTCGGCTATGTGTCGGGCGACACCTACCGGACGTTCTACGGCCAGGCGGTGGAGGACATCGCGGCGTTCCTGGCCGACTCCCCGGTCCGCGTCCTGGGCTGA
- a CDS encoding aminoglycoside phosphotransferase family protein, protein MSTGQMHPGTYPTDVDLVRRLIAGQFPQWAGLAVERFPSGGTVNAMYRLGDDMVVRLPLTRGGVGDVLLERAWLPRLAPQLPQPVPEALGDGVPAEGFPWPWSVYRWLAGENPEVEALSEPVLLAEDLAGFVAAMRSITLPGAPPAHRGGPVASLDVETRAAIEELRGIPQEGVDCDAATAVWEEALRTPGWDGPPVWLHADLMPGNLLVEAGRLTSVIDFGCLGTGDPACDLFPAWNLLPARAREVFREALGVDDATWIRGRGRTLSQALIALPYYRSTNPAMARNARHVIRTVLGEV, encoded by the coding sequence ATGAGTACAGGGCAGATGCATCCCGGCACCTACCCCACGGACGTCGACCTCGTACGGCGGCTGATCGCCGGGCAGTTCCCGCAGTGGGCGGGGCTGGCGGTCGAGCGGTTCCCGTCCGGCGGGACGGTCAACGCGATGTACCGGCTGGGCGACGACATGGTCGTCCGGCTGCCGCTGACGCGGGGCGGGGTCGGCGACGTGCTGCTGGAGCGGGCCTGGCTGCCCCGGCTCGCGCCCCAGCTGCCCCAGCCCGTCCCCGAGGCGCTCGGTGACGGGGTGCCCGCCGAGGGCTTCCCCTGGCCGTGGTCGGTCTACCGGTGGCTGGCGGGGGAGAACCCGGAGGTGGAGGCCCTGAGCGAACCGGTGCTGCTGGCCGAGGACCTGGCCGGGTTCGTGGCGGCGATGCGGAGCATCACCCTGCCCGGTGCGCCACCGGCCCACCGCGGCGGGCCGGTCGCCTCGCTCGACGTGGAGACCAGGGCGGCGATCGAGGAGCTGCGCGGGATCCCGCAGGAGGGTGTCGACTGCGATGCCGCCACGGCCGTGTGGGAGGAGGCGTTGCGGACCCCGGGCTGGGACGGGCCGCCGGTGTGGCTGCATGCCGATCTCATGCCGGGCAACCTGCTGGTGGAAGCCGGCAGGCTGACCTCGGTCATCGATTTCGGCTGCCTGGGGACGGGTGATCCCGCCTGCGACCTGTTCCCGGCGTGGAATCTCCTGCCCGCCCGGGCGCGGGAGGTCTTCCGCGAGGCGCTGGGCGTGGACGACGCGACCTGGATCCGCGGCCGCGGGCGGACCCTCTCGCAGGCGCTGATCGCGCTGCCGTACTACCGGAGCACCAACCCGGCGATGGCACGCAACGCCCGGCACGTGATCCGGACGGTGCTGGGGGAGGTCTGA
- a CDS encoding TetR/AcrR family transcriptional regulator gives MGVKGEETRARLIAGTRNLIEAQGYFGTGLNQIVAQSGAPRGSLYFHFPEGKDQLVAAALAQAGQEVEELLRTPVGRSPEATALVDRLVEVFIARLEESDYSKGCPVATVGLEVAGSNEPLRRVCAEVYASWQLVLTERLTAQGFGPAEAETASGQALAVLEGAVLLARVRRDRRPLEDARHAVRHLLGAKKM, from the coding sequence ATGGGAGTCAAGGGAGAAGAGACCCGCGCCCGGCTGATCGCCGGCACGCGCAACCTGATCGAGGCACAGGGCTACTTCGGTACCGGCCTCAACCAGATCGTGGCGCAGAGCGGCGCACCGCGCGGCTCGCTCTACTTCCACTTCCCCGAGGGCAAGGACCAACTGGTCGCCGCCGCCCTCGCCCAGGCCGGGCAGGAGGTCGAGGAACTCCTCCGGACGCCCGTCGGCCGCAGCCCGGAAGCGACGGCACTGGTCGACCGGCTCGTCGAGGTCTTCATCGCCCGCCTGGAGGAGTCCGACTACAGCAAGGGCTGCCCCGTCGCGACCGTGGGCCTGGAGGTGGCGGGAAGCAACGAGCCTCTGCGCCGCGTCTGCGCCGAGGTGTACGCGAGCTGGCAGCTCGTGCTCACCGAACGCCTCACCGCCCAGGGGTTCGGCCCCGCCGAGGCGGAGACCGCTTCGGGCCAGGCGCTCGCCGTACTGGAGGGCGCCGTACTGCTCGCCCGGGTGCGTCGCGACCGCCGCCCCCTGGAGGACGCCCGGCACGCCGTCCGCCACCTGCTCGGCGCGAAGAAGATGTGA
- a CDS encoding SDR family oxidoreductase translates to MNSTTPPQHRLTQPLPRTLVLGATGFLGRWLVLELLDRGEPVAAGIRGGHGSARDGQVRHWLREHGADDTALTTVAADLTRPGLGLGPTDEARLTDIRDVHNLAALYRFGLERTEADAANVDGALHVLHWAATRPGLRRLVHLSGYRVGRDATPRYPLPAAETDALYTRLGAYEASKLVGDAAVRVTAARLGVPLTTVNPSSVVGHSVTGEAGQYLGLAELVRQLAHRRLPLLPGSARTFLPVVAVDHLARFLAAVPEFDDGPAHSHTVLDPATPPLPELIGLLADHLGVPAPRALVPVGLVRRLPRALTGADPETLSFLSEDGYDTTSADRLARAAGLHHPPVADVLRRWATRLVADGFGTTATATDPLAPGPRAPGRPNPDRAASRTGRFARFGRFARFTGFGDRRR, encoded by the coding sequence ATGAACTCCACCACCCCGCCGCAGCACCGGCTAACCCAGCCCCTGCCGCGCACCCTGGTCCTCGGCGCGACCGGTTTCCTGGGCCGCTGGCTGGTTCTCGAACTCCTCGACCGCGGCGAACCGGTGGCCGCCGGCATCCGGGGCGGGCACGGATCCGCACGGGACGGGCAAGTGCGCCACTGGCTCCGCGAGCACGGCGCCGACGACACCGCACTGACCACCGTCGCCGCCGACCTCACCCGCCCCGGCCTCGGCCTCGGCCCGACGGACGAAGCCCGGCTGACGGACATCCGCGACGTCCACAACCTCGCCGCCCTCTACCGGTTCGGCCTGGAGCGCACCGAGGCGGACGCCGCCAACGTCGACGGCGCGCTGCACGTGCTGCACTGGGCCGCCACCCGTCCGGGGCTCCGGCGGCTCGTCCACCTCTCGGGCTACCGGGTCGGCCGGGACGCCACGCCGCGCTACCCACTCCCGGCCGCCGAGACCGACGCGCTCTACACCCGCCTCGGCGCCTACGAGGCCTCCAAACTGGTGGGCGACGCCGCCGTCCGCGTCACGGCCGCCCGCCTCGGCGTACCGCTCACCACGGTCAACCCGAGCAGCGTGGTCGGTCATTCGGTCACCGGCGAGGCCGGACAGTACCTCGGCCTGGCCGAGCTGGTCCGCCAACTCGCCCATCGGCGCCTGCCGTTGCTCCCGGGTTCGGCGCGGACCTTCCTGCCGGTGGTCGCGGTCGACCACCTGGCCCGGTTCCTCGCCGCCGTACCGGAGTTCGACGACGGTCCGGCGCACTCCCACACCGTGCTCGACCCCGCGACGCCCCCGCTGCCCGAGCTGATCGGTCTGCTGGCCGACCACCTCGGAGTGCCCGCACCCCGCGCCCTCGTCCCGGTCGGCCTGGTCCGCCGGTTGCCCCGCGCGCTGACCGGCGCCGACCCCGAGACGCTCAGCTTCCTCTCGGAGGACGGCTACGACACCACGTCAGCCGACCGCCTGGCCCGCGCCGCCGGTCTTCACCACCCACCCGTCGCCGACGTCCTGCGCCGCTGGGCGACCCGCCTGGTCGCCGACGGCTTCGGCACCACCGCCACCGCCACGGACCCCCTCGCACCCGGCCCACGCGCACCAGGCCGACCGAACCCGGATCGCGCCGCTTCCCGAACCGGCCGGTTCGCCAGGTTCGGCCGGTTCGCCCGGTTCACCGGGTTCGGCGACCGGCGCCGCTGA
- a CDS encoding class I SAM-dependent methyltransferase, which translates to MNRPAGTAGYAEAAAELAVQYEEVTFEQVHRELLHLFPGAPSTVLDFGAGTGRDAAALAALGHRVVAAEPTEELRRIGQRIHADSDIRWVDDALPEAAAVTASEERFDLVLLTAVWMHLADRERLLAMAALARLLAPAGRVMLSLRHGPVPPGRRMFDVPADETVALADRHGLTLLTHVTRPDLHARPGVTWTLLAFERTGAGEG; encoded by the coding sequence GTGAACCGACCGGCCGGCACCGCAGGTTACGCCGAGGCGGCGGCTGAACTGGCCGTGCAGTACGAGGAGGTGACCTTCGAGCAGGTCCACCGCGAACTGCTGCACCTCTTCCCCGGGGCGCCGAGCACCGTCCTGGACTTCGGTGCCGGCACCGGCCGGGACGCGGCCGCCCTCGCGGCCCTCGGCCACCGGGTCGTCGCCGCCGAGCCCACCGAGGAGCTGCGCCGGATCGGGCAGCGGATCCACGCCGACAGCGACATCCGCTGGGTGGACGACGCGCTGCCCGAAGCGGCTGCCGTCACCGCCTCGGAGGAGCGCTTCGACCTGGTCCTGCTGACCGCCGTCTGGATGCATCTGGCCGACCGGGAGCGTCTGTTGGCGATGGCAGCGCTCGCCCGTCTGCTCGCGCCCGCCGGTCGGGTGATGCTCTCCCTCCGCCACGGCCCCGTCCCGCCCGGCCGCCGGATGTTCGACGTCCCGGCCGACGAGACCGTCGCGCTCGCCGACCGGCACGGCCTGACCCTGCTGACCCACGTCACCCGTCCCGACCTCCACGCCCGCCCGGGCGTGACCTGGACCCTGCTCGCCTTCGAACGGACAGGCGCCGGGGAGGGCTGA